In Candidatus Methylopumilus universalis, one DNA window encodes the following:
- a CDS encoding integration host factor subunit alpha, which translates to MTLTKADLSEILFDRVGLNKREAKDMVEAFFEEIRNALENGDSIKLSGFGNFELRKKSERPGRNPKTGEEIPIKARRVVTFHASQKLKSNVEENYSGKKA; encoded by the coding sequence ATGACATTAACTAAAGCAGATTTATCCGAAATTCTATTTGACCGTGTAGGTTTAAATAAGCGTGAAGCCAAAGATATGGTTGAAGCTTTTTTTGAAGAGATTCGCAACGCACTTGAAAATGGCGACAGTATCAAGCTGTCTGGTTTTGGCAATTTTGAATTAAGAAAAAAATCAGAAAGACCAGGTCGCAATCCTAAAACGGGTGAAGAGATTCCAATCAAAGCAAGACGTGTGGTTACTTTTCACGCAAGTCAAAAACTAAAAAGCAATGTAGAAGAGAACTACTCTGGAAAGAAAGCTTAA
- a CDS encoding MerR family transcriptional regulator, which translates to MERKLKSPVLPEIPSKRYFAIGEVSELCLVKAHVLRYWEQEFDQLKDVKRRGNRRYYQLPEVLLIRKIRELLHDEGFTIQGAKQRLKDKSFVKEVKQAEPPIELQVTKQGQVELPLENLNQSNSLAGLNIKSIKDELLSIIDLLKK; encoded by the coding sequence CTGGAAAGAAAGCTTAAATCCCCCGTCTTACCTGAAATACCTTCAAAGAGATATTTTGCAATCGGAGAGGTAAGTGAGCTTTGTCTCGTCAAGGCGCATGTGCTGCGATATTGGGAGCAGGAGTTTGATCAGCTCAAAGATGTTAAGCGACGTGGCAATCGACGTTATTATCAATTACCTGAAGTGCTTCTCATTCGTAAAATTAGAGAGCTTCTACATGACGAAGGTTTTACGATTCAAGGCGCTAAACAGCGACTTAAAGATAAAAGTTTTGTTAAAGAAGTAAAGCAAGCTGAGCCACCTATAGAGCTTCAAGTGACTAAACAAGGTCAAGTTGAGTTGCCTTTAGAGAATCTCAATCAATCCAATTCACTTGCCGGCCTTAATATAAAGTCGATTAAAGATGAATTGCTCAGTATCATAGATCTGCTTAAAAAGTAA
- the pheT gene encoding phenylalanine--tRNA ligase subunit beta, with product MQFSENWLRSYVNTSLDSDALNHVMIMAGLDVDESHPLGASFSHVVVGEIVSIKKHPDADRLQVCDVNIGDKTLQIVCGASNARQGIKVACALVGAKLPSIDIKEAKVRGIESFGMLCSLKELGLAEEAEGILELSHDLKNGTDLRVALDLNDQITTLKLTPNRSDCLSLWGVAREVAAISQSSLSPITYEVNPIKQSEKKNIVVEEKSACPRYCGRIIKNVDNTKTLPDWMVSRLERSNIKSISPIVDITNYVLLEIGQPLHAFDHDKLQGDVVVRFAKPEEPIHLLNDTKIKLSKKDLVIADNSGAIAFAGVMGGLPSSVTEASKNIFLESAFFDPIVIAGKARAYNLSTDSSYRFERGVDFSNTRHALERATSLIIEYCGGEAGEISEVLNALPKRNEIHLRLKKLNAILGIEVPSQDVEHIFHQLGFEVNKTIEGFKVTPPSYRFDIAIEEDLIEEVVRLYGYDKIPSHHPVSHQAMLPASGACQRDLKEALTSRGFYEVVTYSFIEDEIEKVLHGNLNPIQLQNPIASQMSTMRSSLWGSHLEVLTYNLNRQVSRLNIFEIAQTFQGAKKDFIETEVISGLSYGSFLPEQWADKIREIDFYDMKAHVEALTSKSLTFKRSDKTPLALHPGQSAEVFLEGQSIGWVGKLHPKWQQHFSLPKAPFIFELKIEKLLEGKAFKYEDISKFLPVRRDIAIVVDDSVEVDSILDAVFKAKIPFLNRMALFDLYQGKGIAENKKSVAFLILMQDTSKTLVDSEADSSVSKIVELLEKQFGATLRN from the coding sequence ATGCAATTTTCTGAAAATTGGTTAAGGTCATATGTGAATACATCACTGGATAGTGATGCGCTTAACCACGTCATGATTATGGCAGGCTTGGATGTTGATGAATCCCATCCTCTAGGCGCATCTTTTAGTCATGTGGTGGTGGGTGAGATTGTTTCGATTAAAAAACATCCTGATGCTGATCGACTTCAGGTGTGCGATGTCAATATCGGAGACAAGACATTACAAATTGTATGCGGCGCATCAAATGCAAGACAAGGTATTAAAGTGGCGTGCGCATTAGTAGGTGCTAAATTACCTTCCATCGATATTAAGGAAGCAAAAGTACGTGGCATTGAATCATTCGGTATGCTTTGTTCGTTAAAAGAATTAGGATTGGCTGAAGAAGCTGAAGGCATTTTAGAATTAAGCCATGATTTAAAAAATGGTACTGATTTAAGAGTAGCACTTGATCTTAATGATCAAATTACGACATTAAAATTAACACCTAATCGAAGTGACTGTTTGAGTTTATGGGGTGTCGCCCGAGAAGTCGCTGCCATTAGTCAATCTTCACTATCTCCTATCACCTATGAAGTGAATCCGATCAAGCAAAGTGAAAAGAAAAATATAGTTGTCGAAGAAAAATCGGCATGCCCTCGTTACTGTGGTCGTATCATTAAAAATGTAGACAATACAAAAACATTACCTGATTGGATGGTCTCCAGACTCGAGCGCTCCAATATTAAATCAATTAGCCCCATTGTAGATATTACTAATTATGTATTGCTTGAAATTGGACAACCGCTTCATGCATTTGACCATGACAAATTGCAAGGTGATGTTGTGGTGAGATTCGCAAAACCTGAAGAGCCGATCCATTTACTCAATGACACAAAAATTAAATTGTCTAAAAAAGATTTGGTCATTGCAGATAACTCAGGTGCAATTGCATTTGCAGGTGTGATGGGTGGATTGCCATCGTCAGTCACTGAAGCCTCTAAAAATATTTTCTTAGAAAGCGCTTTTTTTGATCCTATTGTGATTGCTGGTAAAGCAAGAGCGTATAACTTATCTACAGATTCATCATACCGTTTTGAACGAGGGGTTGATTTTTCAAATACCCGACATGCATTAGAGCGAGCAACATCGCTTATTATCGAATACTGTGGCGGAGAAGCAGGTGAAATCTCAGAAGTTTTAAATGCTTTACCAAAGCGTAATGAAATCCATCTAAGACTTAAAAAATTAAATGCTATTTTAGGCATTGAAGTACCGAGCCAAGATGTTGAGCACATATTCCATCAGTTAGGTTTTGAAGTGAATAAAACCATTGAAGGCTTTAAAGTCACACCGCCTTCTTATCGATTTGATATTGCGATTGAAGAAGATCTTATTGAAGAAGTAGTTCGCTTATATGGTTACGACAAAATACCTTCTCATCATCCTGTAAGTCATCAGGCAATGTTACCCGCTTCTGGAGCTTGTCAGCGAGATCTTAAAGAAGCGCTCACATCACGCGGCTTTTACGAAGTAGTGACTTATAGTTTTATTGAAGATGAGATTGAAAAAGTGTTGCATGGAAATTTAAACCCTATTCAATTACAAAATCCAATAGCAAGTCAGATGTCGACGATGCGATCATCATTGTGGGGAAGTCATCTCGAAGTCTTAACTTATAATTTAAATCGACAAGTATCGCGATTAAATATCTTTGAAATTGCACAAACTTTCCAAGGCGCAAAAAAAGATTTTATTGAGACTGAAGTGATATCTGGTTTAAGTTACGGTAGCTTTTTGCCTGAGCAATGGGCTGACAAGATACGCGAGATTGATTTTTATGATATGAAAGCGCATGTTGAAGCTTTAACGTCTAAATCACTCACATTTAAAAGAAGTGATAAAACACCACTAGCGCTTCATCCAGGACAGTCTGCAGAAGTCTTTTTAGAGGGTCAGTCGATAGGTTGGGTAGGTAAATTGCATCCAAAATGGCAGCAACACTTTTCTCTTCCAAAAGCCCCCTTTATTTTTGAGTTAAAAATAGAGAAGCTTTTAGAAGGTAAAGCGTTTAAATACGAAGACATCTCAAAATTCCTTCCCGTAAGACGTGATATTGCCATTGTGGTAGATGACTCAGTCGAGGTTGATTCGATTTTAGATGCTGTATTTAAGGCTAAAATCCCGTTCTTAAATCGAATGGCTTTGTTCGATCTTTACCAAGGGAAAGGCATCGCCGAAAACAAAAAAAGTGTTGCATTTCTGATACTTATGCAGGATACTTCAAAGACATTAGTTGATAGTGAAGCTGATTCTTCCGTATCAAAAATCGTTGAATTACTTGAAAAACAATTTGGCGCAACGCTCCGCAACTAA
- the pqqA gene encoding pyrroloquinoline quinone precursor peptide PqqA, translated as MWTTPAATEMRFGFEVTMYVMNK; from the coding sequence ATGTGGACAACTCCAGCTGCTACTGAAATGCGTTTCGGTTTCGAAGTTACAATGTATGTAATGAATAAGTAA
- a CDS encoding nucleoside recognition domain-containing protein, with the protein MSFFFVALLSAIWRWVGQGDTEVFATMVDSLFSMAKLSVEVMVLLFGTLTLWLGFLKIAEHAGLVEKIASWLSPLFRRLMPEVPKNHPAAGLITMNFIANGLGLDNAATPIGLKAMRSLQSLNPTPKIASNAQILFLVMNASSLTLLPVSIFMYRAQQGALDPTLVFLPILLATSASTLAGFFSVAFMQRIKLNDPVVITWMLAIASLLTVFILFLSHLSASALGAFSSLLGNAVLFGLIVTFLLIGILKRVPVYESFIEGAKEGFDVSKNLLPYLVAMLCAVGILRASGALDVVLDMIRYLANSFHWDTRFVDALPTALVKPFSGSAARAMLIDTMTTHGVDSFPSLLAATVQGSTETTFYVLAVYFGAVGIQRARHAVACALFADLVGVLASIGVCYWFFE; encoded by the coding sequence GTGAGTTTTTTCTTTGTCGCTTTATTAAGTGCAATATGGAGATGGGTAGGTCAAGGAGACACTGAAGTGTTTGCCACTATGGTGGATAGCCTTTTTTCCATGGCAAAGCTATCGGTTGAAGTGATGGTATTACTTTTTGGAACCCTAACGCTTTGGCTAGGATTTTTAAAGATTGCTGAACACGCAGGTTTAGTTGAAAAAATAGCATCTTGGCTTTCACCACTTTTTAGGCGTCTCATGCCTGAGGTTCCTAAAAATCATCCAGCAGCAGGTCTTATCACCATGAATTTTATTGCAAATGGATTAGGTCTTGATAATGCTGCGACACCTATTGGGCTTAAAGCGATGCGATCATTGCAATCGCTTAATCCAACACCAAAGATCGCAAGCAATGCACAAATTCTTTTTTTGGTTATGAATGCTTCGTCACTCACCTTACTTCCAGTATCAATCTTTATGTATCGTGCACAGCAAGGAGCATTAGATCCTACACTCGTTTTTTTACCTATTCTTTTAGCAACAAGCGCTTCCACTTTGGCTGGTTTTTTCTCAGTCGCTTTTATGCAACGAATTAAATTAAACGACCCTGTAGTCATCACATGGATGTTAGCCATTGCAAGTTTATTAACTGTATTTATTTTATTCTTAAGTCATTTATCAGCATCGGCATTGGGCGCATTCTCATCTCTCTTAGGCAATGCTGTCCTGTTTGGACTGATTGTTACTTTTTTACTTATAGGTATATTAAAACGTGTGCCAGTCTATGAGTCATTTATTGAAGGTGCTAAAGAAGGTTTTGATGTATCTAAAAATTTACTGCCTTATTTAGTTGCGATGTTATGTGCAGTCGGTATTCTTCGAGCATCAGGTGCGCTTGATGTTGTATTGGATATGATTCGTTATCTTGCTAATAGCTTTCACTGGGATACACGTTTTGTAGATGCGCTACCAACAGCGCTTGTGAAACCTTTTTCTGGAAGTGCCGCAAGAGCTATGCTCATTGATACTATGACAACACATGGTGTCGATAGCTTCCCGTCACTTTTAGCAGCAACTGTTCAAGGCAGTACTGAAACTACTTTTTATGTTTTGGCAGTTTATTTCGGTGCAGTTGGTATTCAGCGTGCACGACACGCAGTTGCTTGCGCACTATTTGCAGATCTTGTTGGTGTGTTAGCCTCTATTGGTGTTTGTTATTGGTTTTTTGAATAA